In Saccharicrinis fermentans DSM 9555 = JCM 21142, a genomic segment contains:
- a CDS encoding Eco57I restriction-modification methylase domain-containing protein, with protein MIELNEKYNLPSEYADYIGLTYATSTSDKHKKDNGQFFTPKQISDFMANLAKPKSDKISILDPGCGTAILSCSLIEKLVSDSDIKEIELILYETDNSVVIQTKSVAEYLADWLKKQNIGFNYTIIELDFILDNSEAFNSNSLFGTENVKQFDYIISNPPYFKISKADKRASVAKELVYGQPNIYSIFMGLSAKLLKNNGELIFITPRSFAAGNYFKAFRQSFFKEVSISDIHIFESRDKMFKNDNVLQENIILRATKTKNSSIKVTVSECDKGLFNPTEYLYPTDELIDLKSVDKVLFIPSNKNESDTIKIFKKWNNTLNDFNIQISTGPVVAFRCTDHLKNEGQVNGAIAPLVWLHNVKEMEFAYPLQKGNKPSLIENNEDSRKVLLKNKNYIFLRRFSSKDDKSRLVCCPYFAQSFDTEMVGVENHINYIHRPNGDLNDNEIWGISALYSSSLFDTFFRTFNGNTQVGASELKQIKMPPLKDIEVIGNKVKQLQNHNKQEIDKIISEVLLENIYVKNTRSSSNFERVGVA; from the coding sequence ATGATAGAGTTAAATGAAAAATATAACTTACCGTCAGAATATGCTGATTACATTGGGCTTACTTATGCGACTTCTACATCGGACAAGCATAAAAAGGATAATGGACAGTTTTTTACACCAAAACAGATTTCTGACTTCATGGCGAATCTTGCCAAACCAAAATCGGACAAGATTTCTATCCTTGACCCTGGTTGTGGCACAGCAATACTGTCATGTTCTCTGATTGAAAAACTTGTATCGGATTCCGATATAAAAGAAATAGAATTAATACTTTACGAAACAGATAATAGTGTAGTGATACAAACAAAATCGGTTGCTGAATATCTTGCCGATTGGTTAAAAAAACAGAATATAGGATTTAACTACACAATAATTGAGTTAGATTTTATACTTGATAATTCAGAAGCTTTTAATTCAAATTCACTATTCGGAACAGAGAATGTAAAACAGTTTGATTATATAATTTCAAATCCACCATACTTTAAAATATCTAAAGCGGATAAAAGAGCCTCTGTTGCCAAAGAATTAGTTTACGGTCAGCCAAATATTTATTCGATATTCATGGGATTGTCAGCTAAACTTCTCAAAAACAATGGTGAACTTATTTTTATTACTCCGAGAAGTTTTGCAGCAGGAAACTATTTTAAAGCCTTTAGACAATCATTCTTTAAGGAGGTAAGCATCTCTGATATTCATATTTTCGAATCACGTGATAAGATGTTCAAGAATGATAATGTTTTACAGGAAAATATTATCCTACGGGCTACAAAAACAAAAAATTCCTCAATCAAAGTAACAGTTTCAGAATGTGATAAAGGATTGTTCAATCCTACAGAATATCTTTACCCCACAGACGAACTTATTGATTTAAAGTCTGTAGATAAGGTATTGTTTATTCCATCAAATAAGAATGAATCTGATACAATCAAGATTTTCAAAAAGTGGAATAATACCTTAAATGACTTTAATATTCAGATTTCAACTGGTCCTGTTGTGGCATTCCGTTGTACTGACCATTTAAAAAACGAAGGTCAAGTGAATGGAGCTATCGCTCCTTTGGTTTGGCTTCATAACGTCAAAGAAATGGAGTTTGCTTATCCTTTGCAAAAAGGTAACAAGCCAAGTCTTATTGAAAACAATGAAGATTCACGAAAAGTACTGTTAAAAAACAAAAACTACATTTTTTTAAGGCGTTTTAGCTCAAAAGACGATAAAAGCCGTTTGGTTTGTTGTCCTTATTTCGCTCAAAGCTTTGACACAGAAATGGTAGGTGTAGAAAATCACATCAATTATATTCATCGACCAAATGGCGATTTAAATGATAATGAAATTTGGGGAATTTCGGCGCTTTACAGCAGTAGTTTATTTGATACATTTTTCAGAACCTTTAATGGCAATACCCAAGTTGGTGCATCTGAATTAAAACAAATTAAAATGCCCCCGCTTAAAGATATTGAGGTTATTGGAAATAAAGTTAAACAATTACAAAACCACAATAAACAGGAGATTGATAAAATAATTAGTGAAGTACTATTAGAAAATATTTATGTCAAAAATACAAGAAGCTCAAGCAATTTTGAACGAGTTGGGGTTGCCTGA
- a CDS encoding BsuBI/PstI family type II restriction endonuclease, protein MSKIQEAQAILNELGLPDAQQNEISGYTLLALCNIKEKDKWSKAFKQSHGVTKGIMTFISENYDKEYAPNTRETFRRQVLHQFVQAGIADYNPDIPDLPVNSPRAHYAVSEIALETIKTYRTRGWKKAVANFKSQIGELKEKYSKEREMSRVPLKLANGKVLMLSPGKHNEVQAAIVEEFASRFAQGSTLLYVGDTENKDLHIEKEKLESIGIPITEHSKLPDVVIYDEDKNWLYLIEAVTSHGPMSPKRIVELEDFLKDCKAGKIYVSAFPDFSEFKKHTNDIAWDTEVWIMDFPEHMIHFNGDRFLGPR, encoded by the coding sequence ATGTCAAAAATACAAGAAGCTCAAGCAATTTTGAACGAGTTGGGGTTGCCTGATGCTCAACAAAATGAAATATCTGGTTATACACTTTTAGCACTGTGTAATATCAAAGAAAAAGATAAATGGTCTAAAGCATTTAAGCAAAGTCACGGAGTAACAAAAGGAATAATGACTTTTATTTCTGAGAATTACGATAAGGAATATGCTCCGAACACCCGTGAAACTTTTAGAAGACAAGTGCTTCATCAATTTGTACAGGCTGGTATTGCTGATTACAATCCAGATATTCCTGATTTGCCAGTAAATAGCCCAAGAGCACATTACGCAGTATCTGAAATCGCATTGGAAACGATAAAAACATACAGAACAAGAGGTTGGAAGAAAGCGGTTGCAAACTTTAAATCTCAAATTGGGGAGTTAAAAGAAAAGTACAGTAAGGAACGGGAAATGTCAAGAGTTCCTTTGAAACTTGCGAATGGAAAAGTATTGATGTTATCACCAGGAAAACACAATGAAGTTCAAGCTGCAATAGTTGAAGAATTTGCTTCGAGGTTTGCGCAAGGTTCAACATTACTCTACGTTGGTGATACTGAAAACAAAGATTTGCACATAGAAAAGGAAAAGCTTGAAAGTATTGGCATTCCGATTACTGAACATAGTAAATTACCTGATGTAGTTATTTATGACGAGGATAAAAATTGGTTATACTTAATTGAAGCAGTTACATCACACGGACCAATGTCGCCAAAACGAATTGTTGAACTTGAAGATTTCCTAAAGGATTGCAAGGCGGGTAAAATTTATGTTTCTGCGTTCCCTGACTTTTCAGAGTTTAAGAAACATACCAATGACATTGCTTGGGATACTGAAGTTTGGATAATGGATTTCCCAGAACACATGATTCACTTTAACGGTGACAGATTTTTAGGACCGAGATAA
- a CDS encoding DUF262 domain-containing protein: protein MGEIERLLLELESGRKEIKTDSYHMSIGEIINMYKDGDLVLNPAFQRLFRWNDTQKTRFIESILLVMGVSMKTVTKEI from the coding sequence ATGGGCGAAATAGAAAGATTACTTTTAGAACTTGAATCAGGACGCAAAGAAATAAAAACTGACAGTTACCATATGAGTATTGGTGAAATAATCAATATGTATAAAGACGGTGACTTAGTTTTAAATCCCGCATTTCAAAGGTTATTTAGATGGAATGATACTCAAAAGACACGTTTTATTGAATCAATCCTATTGGTCATGGGAGTAAGTATGAAGACAGTAACGAAGGAGATTTAG
- a CDS encoding GNAT family N-acetyltransferase, producing the protein MKNKLIAAESGDVKIRELIDSDLVKLSEYADNEKVSINLRDAFPKPYTLKDAENFKKMIDSQNPKTFFAIEFQGEYVGNISLSVGDDIYRKSAEIGYFIGQPFWNKGIATKAVNLITSWGFENLDIVRIHAGIFEFNKSSQRVLEKCGYIKEAVFKKSVCKNSEIYDEIRYVKIKE; encoded by the coding sequence ATGAAAAATAAACTTATAGCAGCTGAAAGTGGGGATGTAAAAATTCGAGAATTAATTGATTCAGATTTAGTAAAGCTATCCGAGTATGCAGATAATGAAAAAGTGAGTATTAATTTGAGAGACGCATTTCCTAAACCATACACCTTGAAAGATGCGGAGAATTTCAAAAAAATGATTGATTCACAAAATCCAAAGACTTTTTTTGCAATTGAATTTCAAGGTGAATATGTCGGAAACATTAGCCTTTCAGTTGGAGACGATATTTACAGGAAAAGTGCGGAGATTGGATATTTTATTGGACAACCATTTTGGAATAAAGGAATTGCAACAAAAGCAGTAAATCTGATAACAAGTTGGGGATTTGAAAACCTTGATATTGTAAGGATTCATGCAGGGATTTTTGAATTTAATAAATCATCACAGCGAGTATTAGAGAAATGTGGTTACATAAAAGAAGCTGTTTTCAAGAAATCAGTTTGTAAAAACAGCGAGATTTATGATGAGATTAGATATGTAAAGATTAAAGAATGA
- a CDS encoding GNAT family N-acetyltransferase, with protein MRNIEKDLEIREIKPTEYSFLNEMLYQAIFVADKKIVLPREIIEQPDLIKYIQDFGKTRDFCLVAEQYGKLLGAIWVRFIKGYGFVDNETPELSMAVLNGHRGNGIGKQLLTVMIDRLKDKQLKRVSLSVDRENFAYGFYRKHGFVDYLASEKSIIMTKKLIET; from the coding sequence ATGAGGAATATTGAGAAAGACTTGGAAATAAGGGAAATTAAACCGACTGAATATTCTTTTCTTAACGAAATGCTATATCAAGCCATTTTCGTTGCTGACAAGAAAATTGTTTTGCCACGTGAGATTATTGAACAACCTGATTTGATAAAATACATTCAAGATTTCGGGAAAACTCGCGACTTTTGTCTTGTTGCGGAACAATATGGAAAACTCTTAGGTGCGATTTGGGTTAGGTTTATCAAAGGTTATGGTTTTGTTGATAATGAAACCCCAGAATTGAGCATGGCCGTTCTAAATGGACACAGAGGTAATGGAATTGGGAAACAATTATTAACAGTTATGATTGACAGACTAAAAGACAAACAGTTAAAACGAGTTTCGTTGAGCGTTGACAGAGAGAATTTTGCATACGGATTTTATAGAAAACATGGATTTGTTGATTATCTTGCATCGGAGAAATCAATAATAATGACAAAAAAATTGATTGAAACATAA
- a CDS encoding aminotransferase class I/II-fold pyridoxal phosphate-dependent enzyme: MKTKKLFTPRDFIDVEGKDIYESADYFQVFIDQMDNERANAFDITTTTPTGSKVKVVDKYSGKELSAISFVSSNYLGMNMHPKVKEAAKCAIDEYGVGTSTTPLIGGYLDIHAELEKKIAKMHGKEASLTYSSGFAANVGVAQFLLNKNDIAIVDTFIHASMYDGLANTNVKIFGHNDLKYLEMVLEKSKGNYRNMIVIVDGVYSQDGDLPRLKEICVLSRQYGAYIFLDDAHGVGVLGKNGYGTCSHFNLSDEVDVITGTLSKAIGAIGGYVAGSDQLIKYLRHLSRPSIFSASLPPSVAVSASKAIDVFSEEPQIIEKLWENTKYARKTLIENGFDLGRSESPIIPIMVRDDMKAKVIARKLLENGVYIIPATYPAVKLKDSRLRMNVSATHSQSDIDYFCEQLNCINKEMEFK; the protein is encoded by the coding sequence ATGAAAACGAAAAAATTATTTACCCCAAGAGATTTTATCGATGTAGAAGGGAAAGATATTTATGAAAGTGCTGATTATTTTCAGGTTTTCATTGATCAGATGGACAACGAAAGAGCTAATGCTTTTGATATTACAACAACTACACCAACAGGAAGTAAGGTAAAGGTGGTTGATAAGTATAGTGGAAAAGAGCTTTCAGCTATTAGTTTTGTTTCTTCGAATTATTTAGGGATGAATATGCATCCAAAGGTTAAAGAGGCTGCAAAGTGTGCTATTGATGAATATGGAGTCGGAACTAGTACTACGCCGTTAATTGGTGGTTATTTGGATATACATGCAGAATTGGAAAAGAAAATTGCAAAAATGCATGGCAAAGAAGCATCTTTAACATACTCCTCCGGATTTGCTGCCAATGTTGGTGTAGCGCAATTCTTGCTTAATAAAAACGATATTGCGATTGTTGACACCTTTATACATGCTAGTATGTATGATGGCCTAGCCAATACAAATGTAAAGATATTTGGTCATAATGATTTAAAGTATCTAGAAATGGTATTGGAGAAATCCAAAGGAAATTACCGAAATATGATCGTTATCGTGGATGGTGTTTATTCTCAGGATGGAGATTTACCAAGGCTTAAGGAGATTTGTGTTTTATCCAGACAGTATGGAGCATATATTTTTCTTGATGACGCTCACGGAGTTGGTGTACTTGGTAAGAATGGCTACGGAACCTGTAGTCATTTTAACCTATCGGATGAAGTTGATGTAATAACAGGTACATTAAGTAAGGCTATTGGAGCTATTGGTGGATATGTTGCAGGTTCAGATCAGCTCATAAAATACCTAAGACACTTATCACGCCCTAGTATATTTTCTGCATCATTACCACCCTCTGTGGCCGTCTCAGCTTCAAAGGCTATTGATGTATTCTCTGAAGAACCTCAGATTATCGAGAAACTATGGGAGAACACAAAATATGCTAGGAAAACTTTAATCGAAAATGGTTTTGATTTGGGACGTTCAGAATCTCCCATTATTCCTATTATGGTTCGGGATGATATGAAAGCAAAGGTTATTGCTAGAAAGCTATTGGAAAATGGGGTCTACATTATCCCCGCTACCTACCCAGCTGTTAAGCTAAAGGATTCAAGATTGAGGATGAACGTATCTGCGACACACTCGCAGTCTGATATAGATTATTTCTGCGAGCAATTGAATTGCATAAACAAGGAAATGGAGTTCAAATAG
- a CDS encoding DUF4372 domain-containing protein — protein sequence MSKINLFSQIISKLDRGLFNSIVKERETDKHQKGYSSWTHLASMLFCQFAKSQSVRSISMA from the coding sequence ATGTCAAAGATAAATTTATTCTCTCAGATTATTTCAAAACTGGATCGCGGTTTGTTTAATTCGATAGTAAAGGAACGCGAAACAGATAAGCATCAAAAAGGTTATAGCAGCTGGACACATCTAGCTTCAATGCTTTTTTGCCAATTTGCGAAAAGTCAATCAGTACGAAGTATAAGCATGGCTTAA
- a CDS encoding TetR/AcrR family transcriptional regulator: MISKRESNAIKARMDLLNAVGLALQKHGFAKLGINTVAAEAKMDKTAIYRYYSNFEDLLRAYIDQQEFWLKSLKKYGNREIDDMNRLAKTFIREQAEALMESEEFRQLILWELADKDGIATPITVKREIYSKNILEQSKTILGNCGINFNFILSIILGGLYYVTIHKDKYPFCEVDLTQKKHKDELIRTLDWLIDLLFETNKQVSEVEKIALRLRSKGMTRDEIMEITNIDIDQY; encoded by the coding sequence ATGATAAGCAAAAGAGAAAGCAATGCCATTAAGGCAAGAATGGATTTGCTCAATGCCGTTGGCTTAGCCTTGCAAAAACATGGTTTTGCAAAGCTAGGAATTAATACCGTGGCTGCTGAGGCTAAAATGGATAAAACTGCTATATACAGGTATTATTCAAACTTTGAAGATTTACTACGTGCTTATATCGACCAGCAAGAATTTTGGCTGAAGTCGTTAAAGAAATATGGCAATAGGGAAATTGATGACATGAATAGGCTTGCCAAAACATTCATTAGGGAGCAAGCAGAAGCCTTGATGGAAAGTGAGGAGTTTCGTCAGTTAATCTTATGGGAATTGGCAGACAAAGATGGGATAGCTACCCCAATTACGGTTAAGCGTGAAATTTATTCTAAAAACATACTAGAGCAAAGCAAAACCATCCTTGGTAATTGCGGAATAAATTTCAATTTTATTTTATCTATTATACTTGGTGGCTTGTATTATGTAACCATTCATAAAGATAAATACCCTTTCTGTGAAGTTGACCTTACTCAAAAAAAGCATAAGGATGAATTAATTAGAACACTTGACTGGCTAATTGATTTGCTATTCGAAACAAATAAGCAGGTTAGCGAGGTTGAGAAGATAGCATTAAGACTTCGTAGTAAGGGAATGACTAGAGATGAAATAATGGAGATAACCAATATTGATATTGATCAATATTGA
- a CDS encoding LytR/AlgR family response regulator transcription factor: protein MNTEKVLLKNETCIKQVRYSDITHISICGDCSTFMLNDTSSFSLSKSLNEISKKLPDYFIRVNRNYIINSEHIQEFRYKSRKITLEGNITFTVSHRNLKLVKDTLSAISFNL, encoded by the coding sequence ATGAATACGGAAAAAGTGCTTCTAAAAAACGAAACCTGCATAAAGCAAGTAAGATACTCTGATATAACTCACATTTCAATTTGTGGAGATTGTTCAACCTTCATGTTAAATGATACATCATCATTCTCTTTATCTAAATCTTTGAATGAAATAAGCAAAAAACTTCCAGATTATTTTATACGAGTTAACCGAAATTACATTATAAATTCTGAACATATTCAAGAATTTAGGTATAAATCAAGAAAAATTACACTTGAGGGAAATATCACTTTTACTGTTTCTCATCGAAACCTAAAGCTTGTAAAAGACACTTTAAGCGCCATCTCTTTTAACTTATAA
- a CDS encoding radical SAM/SPASM domain-containing protein translates to MKLSIYNSYIKLSEDQAFLFNSKSNEYLIFDPIYISDFNNLSIYKLPSELKENMKKGGFLLLDDDYNETTSLIEHRKSLYADKSKYILTINPTLNCNLNCWYCYETKDTGKMSDKLLNSVLLFIENTIENIKELKMFELSFFGGEPLLCYKTIIQPCIKQAKLLCKKNNIELTIGFTTNAYLLNDNIINDLKGETKVAFQITLDGNRELHNQTRFLQNKKGTYDTIVNNIKKLVAIENIHTTLRFNCTKENLSSLIEVLPDIEGIDDIQRKRMDLAFERVWQDYDNGDIKDLMNLVQKQFEEKGFFIDDIDYLATPMWCEGNKLNSSIINYNGEVFKCTARDFQSEKKEGKLDDKGEIIWDKEKVDARYNALFSSSLCFECRIAHICTERCAQKTLENGVNGCPYDEKEKDELILNRFYAQIFERVSV, encoded by the coding sequence ATGAAATTAAGCATTTATAACTCATATATAAAACTATCTGAAGATCAGGCATTTTTATTTAACTCTAAAAGTAATGAATATCTGATATTTGATCCTATATATATTAGTGATTTCAACAATCTTAGTATTTACAAACTCCCCAGTGAGCTGAAAGAAAATATGAAAAAAGGAGGTTTTTTACTTCTAGATGACGACTACAATGAGACTACCTCACTAATTGAGCATCGTAAAAGTTTATATGCCGACAAAAGCAAATATATCCTTACAATAAATCCAACATTAAACTGTAATCTAAATTGCTGGTATTGCTATGAAACAAAAGATACTGGAAAAATGTCCGATAAATTATTAAACTCTGTCTTATTATTTATCGAGAACACCATTGAAAATATTAAGGAACTTAAAATGTTTGAATTATCCTTTTTTGGCGGAGAGCCTCTTCTTTGCTATAAAACGATTATACAGCCATGTATAAAGCAAGCAAAACTTCTATGTAAAAAAAACAATATTGAATTAACCATTGGTTTTACAACCAACGCTTATCTTTTAAATGATAACATTATAAATGATTTGAAAGGAGAAACAAAAGTAGCTTTTCAAATAACATTAGATGGCAATAGAGAGCTACATAATCAAACACGATTTTTACAGAACAAAAAAGGTACCTATGACACTATTGTTAACAATATTAAGAAATTAGTTGCCATAGAAAATATTCATACTACACTTCGATTCAACTGCACAAAAGAAAATCTTTCAAGTCTAATTGAGGTATTACCCGATATTGAAGGCATCGATGATATCCAAAGAAAGAGAATGGATTTAGCATTCGAGCGAGTATGGCAAGATTATGACAATGGAGATATTAAAGATCTAATGAATTTAGTACAAAAGCAATTTGAAGAAAAAGGTTTCTTTATTGATGATATAGACTATCTAGCTACCCCAATGTGGTGCGAAGGAAATAAACTAAATTCTTCTATCATCAATTACAATGGTGAAGTCTTCAAATGTACAGCCAGAGACTTTCAATCAGAAAAAAAAGAAGGAAAGTTAGATGATAAAGGAGAAATTATTTGGGATAAAGAGAAAGTAGATGCTAGATATAATGCTCTATTTTCAAGTTCCCTATGTTTTGAATGTAGAATAGCTCACATATGTACAGAAAGATGTGCTCAAAAAACATTAGAAAATGGTGTTAATGGATGTCCTTATGATGAAAAAGAGAAAGATGAATTAATACTTAATAGGTTTTATGCCCAAATATTCGAAAGGGTAAGTGTATGA
- a CDS encoding peptidase domain-containing ABC transporter → MNFPYYHQLDSNDCGPTCLQMVSKYYGKKISIEDIRKLVDVSSSGITLQDLCSAASKLKIDSEAVKINVKEMVLMPLPAILFWKQNHFVVLYKIDQKKKRYYIADPSFGLTKLNEEDFIRNWLGVSTTQNERGIVLLLEPQREFNRPDNTSNKIKPKNSILKYIYSIFANNTKSYIVALLLMGLALLMNWLIPTIFQRVIDDGIKKKHVNLVQILIFGQLACSVGYIIFITLYEFILLKVNFKLSINFLRSFLTKVTELPISFFLKRVSSDLLQRIQDLEILQRFLTNHAISFLITLANFIMFIVLLSNYNMAIASIYICSNILVFFWISFFFKKRKILDYNRFSVDSEYKNKYFELVTGMPDIKVNNASKIKINNLQSVLNKINSLQLKTLKTENYQTVGSDILDTIRNVCILGLCSYWVIENKLTLGQMLSINYILGQLGGTLRFFTNFSRDYQDAKISLDRLNDINNTSKELDRYNPDRQTQLSKNIIFKNVYFKYSTNNQDYILKNINLEIKKGTINAIVGESGSGKTTISKLLLGFYPPTKGNIFIDHHPISDINIDSWRSSCGVVLQEGYIFSGSFIENISMTSTSVDINKIKQAAKIACIDQFIESLPMEYNSIIGNNGICLSGGEKQRILIARAIYKNPKILILDEATNALDTRNEMEISKNFINYFYNKTVVIIAHRLSTIKQADNILVMKKGSVIEQGTHNDLLNNTQNHYYSLVKNQLQLEYTT, encoded by the coding sequence ATGAATTTTCCTTATTATCATCAGTTAGACTCTAACGATTGTGGACCTACTTGTCTTCAAATGGTATCTAAATATTATGGAAAAAAAATATCAATAGAAGACATAAGAAAATTAGTTGACGTAAGTAGTTCAGGTATTACACTGCAAGATTTATGCTCTGCCGCTTCGAAATTAAAAATAGACTCAGAGGCAGTAAAAATAAATGTAAAAGAAATGGTATTAATGCCATTACCTGCAATATTATTCTGGAAACAAAATCATTTCGTTGTTCTATATAAAATTGATCAAAAAAAGAAAAGGTATTACATCGCTGACCCCTCTTTTGGTTTAACAAAATTAAACGAAGAAGACTTTATTAGAAACTGGTTAGGTGTATCTACCACCCAAAATGAGAGAGGGATTGTTCTATTATTAGAACCTCAGAGAGAGTTTAACCGTCCAGATAATACTTCAAATAAAATAAAACCTAAGAATAGTATTTTAAAATATATCTATTCAATTTTTGCAAACAATACTAAATCTTACATCGTTGCATTATTACTGATGGGATTAGCCCTGCTAATGAACTGGTTAATTCCCACCATATTTCAACGAGTAATAGATGATGGTATTAAAAAAAAGCACGTTAATTTAGTACAAATTTTAATTTTTGGTCAATTAGCTTGTTCTGTTGGTTATATTATATTTATAACTCTATATGAGTTTATTTTATTAAAAGTTAACTTCAAATTATCTATTAACTTTCTAAGAAGTTTCCTAACCAAAGTTACAGAACTACCTATCTCATTTTTTCTTAAAAGAGTAAGTTCAGACTTACTCCAAAGGATACAAGATCTTGAAATATTACAAAGGTTTTTAACAAACCATGCCATTAGTTTCTTAATCACCTTAGCAAACTTTATTATGTTCATAGTATTATTATCGAACTATAATATGGCAATAGCATCTATATATATATGCTCAAATATTCTTGTATTCTTTTGGATAAGTTTTTTCTTTAAAAAGCGCAAAATCCTTGATTACAACAGGTTTTCAGTAGATTCGGAATATAAAAATAAATATTTTGAGCTAGTAACAGGTATGCCAGATATCAAGGTTAACAACGCAAGTAAAATAAAAATTAATAATTTACAATCTGTTTTAAATAAAATAAACTCCTTACAATTAAAAACTTTAAAAACTGAAAATTATCAAACGGTTGGCTCTGATATCCTGGACACTATAAGAAATGTCTGTATACTTGGTTTATGTTCATATTGGGTAATTGAAAATAAGTTAACCCTAGGGCAAATGCTTAGTATTAATTACATACTTGGTCAGTTAGGAGGAACACTGAGATTTTTTACAAATTTTTCAAGAGATTACCAAGATGCAAAGATATCATTAGATCGGTTAAATGATATCAACAATACCTCAAAAGAACTAGATCGTTATAATCCAGATAGACAAACACAACTTTCAAAGAATATAATTTTCAAGAACGTATATTTTAAATATTCAACGAATAATCAAGACTACATATTAAAAAATATAAATCTTGAAATAAAGAAAGGTACAATAAATGCCATTGTTGGTGAAAGCGGAAGTGGAAAAACAACAATCTCTAAATTGCTACTCGGATTTTATCCTCCAACGAAAGGGAATATTTTCATTGACCATCATCCTATCTCTGATATTAACATCGATTCTTGGAGATCAAGTTGTGGAGTAGTTCTTCAGGAAGGATATATATTTAGCGGCAGCTTTATAGAAAACATTTCTATGACATCTACCAGTGTTGATATTAACAAAATAAAACAAGCTGCTAAGATTGCATGTATAGATCAATTTATAGAGTCTCTTCCTATGGAATATAATTCCATAATTGGAAATAATGGAATATGTTTAAGTGGAGGTGAAAAACAAAGAATATTAATCGCAAGAGCTATTTATAAGAACCCTAAAATATTAATATTAGACGAAGCAACAAATGCTTTAGATACTAGAAATGAGATGGAAATTAGCAAAAATTTCATCAATTATTTTTATAATAAAACGGTGGTTATTATAGCTCATAGGTTAAGCACAATTAAGCAAGCCGATAATATATTAGTCATGAAGAAAGGGAGTGTAATAGAACAAGGAACTCATAATGATTTACTAAATAATACGCAAAATCATTATTATTCTCTGGTAAAAAATCAATTACAATTAGAATATACAACTTAA